One genomic window of Antricoccus suffuscus includes the following:
- a CDS encoding DUF3159 domain-containing protein, with protein sequence MSVIRHGDEQRDEAHDLDDRPADIPAEAEQGRPLRDLVIDSIGGWRGVLDSALPAAGFIIANIIAGLQPAIWTGIAIALVVFVVRLARKQSVQQAIGGLVAVAVCVFIASRTGEARGYFLFGIWRSALMAVALIGSVVIRYPVVGVVWHFLSPREGNWRSNKRLMRAYNWTTLAWGASYLLKFAVEGMLYQSHEATWLGVVRIGLGYPMTFGLLLLTFVVVRRVRGESFSIPMLRRRRTAQPDRD encoded by the coding sequence GTGAGTGTGATTCGGCACGGCGACGAGCAACGCGACGAAGCGCATGACCTCGACGACCGGCCAGCCGATATACCGGCCGAGGCCGAGCAGGGCCGACCGTTGCGCGACTTGGTCATCGATTCAATCGGTGGCTGGCGTGGTGTGCTCGATTCGGCGCTCCCGGCGGCCGGATTCATCATCGCCAATATCATCGCCGGGCTGCAGCCTGCGATCTGGACAGGGATCGCGATCGCGCTGGTCGTGTTTGTGGTCAGGCTGGCGCGCAAGCAAAGTGTCCAACAGGCGATCGGTGGTTTGGTCGCTGTCGCGGTGTGCGTCTTTATTGCCAGCCGTACCGGTGAGGCCCGCGGCTATTTCCTTTTCGGGATCTGGCGCTCGGCTCTGATGGCCGTCGCGCTGATCGGTTCGGTTGTGATCCGTTATCCCGTTGTCGGGGTGGTCTGGCACTTCCTCAGCCCACGAGAGGGCAACTGGCGCAGCAACAAGCGACTAATGCGTGCTTATAACTGGACGACGCTTGCGTGGGGCGCGTCGTACCTGCTGAAGTTCGCCGTCGAGGGCATGCTGTATCAGTCGCACGAAGCAACCTGGCTCGGCGTCGTACGGATCGGCCTCGGCTACCCGATGACCTTCGGCCTGCTGCTTCTCACGTTCGTCGTCGTACGACGCGTGCGTGGCGAAAGCTTCTCGATTCCGATGCTTCGCCGCCGGCGTACCGCACAGCCCGACCGCGACTAG
- a CDS encoding potassium channel family protein codes for MKVAIAGAGAVGRSIARELVGYGHQVMLIERNAVKVNPSYVPEAEWIHADACELASLEEVAIQTCPVVIAATGDDKANLVVSLLAKTEFGVGRVVARINDPRNEWLFNDAWGVDVAVSTPRVLAALVEEAVAVGDLVRLMSFRTGEANLVEITLSSTSAYVGQPVGDVILPHDTALVTILRGDRVIVPTRDEPLEAADELIFVANENVEGELRAVMTKER; via the coding sequence ATGAAGGTCGCGATCGCCGGTGCGGGCGCCGTGGGCAGGTCGATCGCTCGCGAGCTGGTCGGTTATGGCCATCAGGTCATGCTGATCGAACGCAACGCCGTCAAGGTCAACCCGTCCTACGTCCCGGAGGCCGAGTGGATTCACGCAGATGCGTGCGAACTCGCCTCGCTCGAGGAGGTCGCGATCCAGACCTGCCCGGTCGTCATCGCAGCGACCGGCGATGACAAGGCAAACCTCGTCGTCTCGTTGTTGGCAAAGACCGAATTTGGAGTGGGTCGCGTTGTAGCTCGGATCAACGACCCGCGCAACGAGTGGCTGTTCAACGACGCCTGGGGCGTCGACGTCGCCGTCTCCACCCCTCGCGTGCTCGCGGCGTTGGTCGAGGAAGCCGTCGCTGTGGGGGATCTCGTGCGGCTCATGAGTTTCCGCACAGGTGAGGCCAATCTGGTCGAGATCACGTTGAGCAGCACCTCGGCGTACGTCGGACAGCCTGTCGGCGACGTCATCTTGCCGCACGACACCGCCTTGGTAACGATCTTGCGTGGTGACCGGGTTATTGTGCCGACGCGAGACGAGCCGCTCGAGGCTGCGGACGAACTCATCTTCGTCGCCAACGAAAACGTCGAGGGCGAACTTCGCGCGGTGATGACAAAGGAGAGGTAG
- a CDS encoding potassium channel family protein, producing the protein MHIVIMGCGRVGSSIAKRLDKLTHSVSVIDQNPESFRRLGPEFRGDQVKGVGFDRETLIEAGIEKATAFAAVSSGDNSNIISARVAREIFGVKHVVARIYDSKRAEVYERLGIPTVATVPWTADRLFRELMADKNEELWRDATDAVSLNRVQYDEGWIGRTVTNFEENTGFRIALLTRFGKAILPTRSTVIQHGDGVFALSSDESRVAAFDLAGNAPEEPQS; encoded by the coding sequence GTGCACATTGTCATCATGGGGTGCGGTCGCGTCGGATCGTCGATCGCTAAACGGCTCGACAAGCTCACGCACTCAGTCTCTGTCATCGATCAGAACCCCGAGTCTTTCAGGCGCCTCGGACCAGAGTTTCGCGGCGACCAGGTCAAGGGCGTCGGCTTCGACCGCGAGACGCTGATCGAAGCCGGGATCGAGAAGGCGACCGCTTTTGCCGCCGTCAGCTCCGGCGACAATTCCAACATCATTTCCGCACGGGTCGCCCGCGAGATCTTCGGCGTCAAGCACGTTGTCGCGCGCATCTACGACTCGAAGCGTGCCGAGGTCTACGAACGACTCGGGATCCCCACCGTCGCAACGGTGCCGTGGACCGCGGACAGACTCTTTCGCGAGCTAATGGCAGACAAGAACGAGGAACTGTGGCGTGATGCGACCGATGCGGTCAGCCTCAACCGAGTGCAGTACGACGAAGGGTGGATCGGTCGGACCGTGACGAACTTCGAAGAGAACACCGGCTTCCGGATCGCCCTTCTCACCCGGTTCGGCAAGGCGATCCTGCCGACCCGATCCACCGTCATTCAGCACGGCGACGGCGTCTTCGCGCTCAGCTCAGACGAGAGCCGAGTAGCGGCATTCGACCTTGCCGGCAACGCACCTGAGGAGCCACAGTCATGA
- a CDS encoding APC family permease — MGRPFRSDTLGETLLPKKLALPIFASDAMSSVGYATQEIMLVLAIGGMAAIHFTWWAALGVCLVMAVVVASYRQNVRAYPSGGGDYEVASVNIGKDAGLTVASALAVDYVLTVAVSISSGVATFTSAVPALRPYTLEIALGCILLIAFVNLRGVRESGRVFAIPVYGFVLSILGMGLWALFRYLTGDTMLAATAGYHIVDHGPPPSGFLLFFLVLRAFASGCTALTGTEAIANGVPAFRKPKSKNAATTLLLMGSIAVLMFVTLTVLALLTKVRIVDPADGSLVDAAGKQVGYQETVVAQVASAVFGHSIGFYLVTFLTMAILVLAANTAFNGFPVLASILAQDRYLPRQLHTRGDRLAYSNGILLLAGAAVLLVWVFDADVTKLIQLYIVGVFVSFTLSQFGMVRHWTRHLKAERGAAERARMQRSRVINSLGFVMTGTVLVVVIITKFTHGAWIAAVAMVALFLTMKAIHRHYAKVSAELEVEPSPGNRMLPSRVHSIVLVSRLHKPTLRALAFARATRPDTLTALTVNVDDSDTRSLQEEWDRFDIPLALTVVDSPFREITKPILDYVKRVRLDSPRDLVMVFIPEYVVGHWWEQLLHNQSALRLKARLLFMPNVMVTNVPWQLESSQDRLNDVPLWDRAGGVRHPDGSAARHLESDGLSNSENVSGTARDGDRPGPAQ; from the coding sequence GTGGGGCGACCGTTTCGCAGCGATACGTTGGGCGAGACGCTGTTGCCCAAGAAGCTTGCCTTGCCCATCTTCGCCAGTGACGCGATGTCGTCGGTCGGGTACGCGACCCAGGAGATCATGCTGGTCCTGGCCATCGGCGGAATGGCCGCTATCCACTTCACATGGTGGGCAGCGCTGGGCGTCTGTCTGGTCATGGCGGTTGTCGTCGCGTCATACCGCCAAAACGTCCGCGCGTATCCGAGCGGGGGCGGCGACTATGAGGTCGCCTCGGTCAACATCGGCAAGGATGCCGGCCTGACCGTGGCCAGCGCGCTCGCTGTCGACTACGTTCTCACAGTCGCCGTGTCCATATCTTCGGGCGTTGCGACATTCACTTCCGCAGTGCCGGCACTGCGGCCTTACACACTCGAGATTGCGCTTGGCTGCATCTTGCTGATCGCGTTCGTCAATCTGCGGGGTGTTCGCGAGTCCGGACGAGTGTTCGCGATTCCGGTCTACGGATTCGTGCTGAGCATCCTCGGAATGGGTCTATGGGCTCTTTTCCGATATCTGACCGGCGACACGATGCTCGCGGCCACGGCCGGCTACCACATCGTCGACCACGGGCCGCCGCCAAGCGGCTTCCTGCTGTTCTTCCTCGTGTTGCGCGCATTCGCCTCCGGATGCACGGCGCTGACCGGCACCGAAGCCATCGCCAACGGCGTACCGGCCTTCCGTAAACCGAAGAGTAAGAACGCCGCAACGACCCTGCTTCTGATGGGCTCGATCGCGGTCCTGATGTTTGTCACATTGACCGTGCTGGCGCTGCTGACCAAGGTGCGGATCGTCGATCCGGCGGACGGCTCCCTGGTCGATGCGGCAGGAAAGCAAGTCGGCTATCAGGAAACCGTTGTGGCGCAGGTCGCCAGCGCGGTATTCGGACACTCCATCGGGTTTTATCTGGTCACGTTCCTGACCATGGCGATCCTGGTGCTCGCCGCGAACACCGCGTTCAACGGGTTCCCGGTCTTGGCCTCGATCCTCGCTCAGGACCGCTACCTGCCGCGACAGCTACACACGCGGGGTGACCGACTCGCATATAGCAATGGCATTCTGCTGCTGGCGGGGGCCGCGGTCCTGTTGGTGTGGGTTTTTGACGCGGATGTCACCAAACTGATTCAGCTCTACATAGTCGGCGTCTTCGTGTCGTTCACGCTGAGTCAGTTCGGCATGGTTCGACACTGGACGAGGCATCTCAAGGCGGAGCGCGGCGCGGCCGAGCGTGCCCGGATGCAACGCTCACGCGTCATCAACAGCCTGGGCTTCGTGATGACAGGCACGGTCCTCGTTGTCGTCATCATCACGAAGTTCACGCACGGCGCATGGATCGCCGCGGTAGCGATGGTCGCGCTATTCCTGACCATGAAGGCAATACACCGGCATTACGCCAAGGTGTCCGCGGAACTTGAGGTCGAGCCATCGCCGGGCAACCGGATGCTTCCGAGCCGCGTGCACAGCATCGTGCTGGTGAGCAGGCTGCACAAGCCGACGCTGCGCGCGCTCGCGTTCGCGCGTGCCACCCGCCCCGATACCCTCACCGCATTGACCGTCAACGTAGACGATTCGGACACTCGCTCATTGCAGGAAGAATGGGATCGATTCGACATCCCACTGGCGCTGACCGTTGTCGACTCGCCGTTCCGCGAAATCACCAAACCGATCCTGGACTACGTCAAGCGGGTACGCCTCGACAGTCCACGTGATCTGGTGATGGTTTTCATCCCGGAGTACGTCGTCGGCCACTGGTGGGAACAGCTTCTGCACAACCAGAGCGCGCTACGTCTCAAGGCGCGACTTCTATTCATGCCCAACGTCATGGTCACCAACGTCCCGTGGCAACTTGAGTCGAGCCAGGACCGCCTAAACGACGTACCGCTGTGGGATCGGGCGGGCGGAGTACGGCATCCGGACGGCAGCGCCGCACGTCACCTCGAGAGCGACGGCTTATCCAATTCGGAGAACGTAAGTGGCACGGCGCGGGACGGCGACCGACCCGGGCCCGCGCAGTAG
- a CDS encoding class I SAM-dependent RNA methyltransferase, giving the protein MNSEQGSSWLGRRVRVEVERVAHGGHCVARAEGRVLFVRHALPGELVTVEVTEDRGGSFCRADAIEVHAAHPGRVTAPCQYAGPGGCGGCDWQHANPQTQRELKGAVVREQFERLAGLEVKVEVEALDPPDLRWRTRMQYAVARDGSLGMRRHRSHDVQPIDDCLIATTDVAEPALFAQRWKPAVEVDVEAGADHRRVVSEMTANKKWSYATGSSHTSTHRAAGRSWKVRGGGFWQVHPQAADVLTAAAVSMAGPIPGDRVLDLYCGMGLFAAAMGESVGPTGYVLGIEGSHTAVRDGVAQLGDLPQVELRQGQVTGDRIREAASVVPTEDAGAYDIVVLDPPRKGAKREVCVAIAQLRPRAIVYVACDPAALARDVASFAESGYQLRGLRAFDAFPMTHHVECVALLA; this is encoded by the coding sequence ATGAATTCTGAACAGGGCTCTTCCTGGTTGGGTCGGCGGGTCCGGGTCGAGGTGGAACGTGTCGCGCACGGCGGGCACTGCGTCGCGCGCGCGGAAGGCCGAGTGCTTTTTGTCCGCCACGCGCTACCTGGTGAACTCGTCACGGTCGAGGTCACCGAGGACCGTGGCGGTAGTTTCTGCCGTGCCGATGCGATCGAGGTGCATGCCGCGCATCCCGGTCGGGTGACGGCGCCCTGCCAGTACGCCGGCCCTGGTGGCTGTGGCGGCTGCGACTGGCAGCATGCGAACCCGCAGACCCAGCGCGAGCTGAAGGGCGCCGTCGTACGTGAACAGTTCGAGCGACTCGCTGGTCTGGAGGTCAAGGTCGAGGTCGAGGCGCTTGACCCGCCGGACCTGCGTTGGCGCACTCGGATGCAGTACGCCGTCGCACGCGACGGCTCGCTGGGGATGCGACGGCACCGCAGCCATGACGTACAGCCCATCGACGACTGCCTCATCGCCACTACCGACGTAGCAGAGCCCGCCTTGTTTGCGCAGCGCTGGAAACCAGCCGTCGAGGTCGACGTAGAGGCGGGAGCCGATCATCGGCGGGTCGTCAGCGAGATGACGGCCAACAAAAAATGGTCGTACGCCACGGGCTCGTCGCACACAAGCACCCACCGCGCGGCCGGTCGCAGCTGGAAGGTTCGAGGCGGCGGCTTCTGGCAGGTCCACCCGCAGGCAGCCGACGTACTCACCGCCGCGGCGGTGAGCATGGCCGGACCGATACCCGGTGACCGTGTGCTGGACCTGTACTGCGGGATGGGATTGTTCGCGGCCGCAATGGGCGAGTCGGTCGGGCCCACCGGCTACGTGCTGGGAATCGAAGGCTCGCACACCGCGGTCCGCGACGGCGTCGCGCAGCTTGGCGACCTACCTCAGGTTGAGCTCAGGCAGGGTCAGGTCACAGGGGATCGGATTCGGGAAGCTGCGTCGGTGGTGCCGACCGAGGACGCCGGCGCATACGACATCGTCGTACTCGATCCTCCTCGCAAAGGCGCCAAACGTGAGGTGTGCGTGGCGATCGCGCAACTGCGGCCGCGCGCCATTGTGTACGTGGCCTGTGACCCCGCCGCACTGGCACGCGACGTCGCATCGTTCGCCGAGTCCGGCTATCAACTGCGCGGGCTGCGCGCATTCGATGCGTTCCCCATGACGCATCACGTGGAGTGTGTTGCCCTGTTGGCCTAG
- the dxs gene encoding 1-deoxy-D-xylulose-5-phosphate synthase codes for MDLLPGVSSPSDLRRIPASRLPELAEEIRDFLITKVSRTGGHIGPNLGVVELTIALHRVFDSPREPLVFDVGHQIYVHKILTGRQAGFDKLRARGGVSGYGNTTESVHDWSESSHASASLSYVDGLSKAFEIEGDPRPVVAVIGDGALTGGMAWEALNNIAAGGRPVVIVVNDNGRSYSPTIGGVATRLAALRLTPRYEKTLDKFRSAINATPVVGPVLYDALHGIKVGIKDMVSPQGMFADLGMKYVGPVDGHDVAAVENALQLAKDYGSPVIVHCVTHKGFGYAPAENHEQDLFHGPGAFNPETGEPVAVPSTSWTDVFADELATIGADRDNVVAITAAMLHPTGLARFAEDFPARTFDVGIAEQHALTSAAGLAMGGLHPVVALYSTFLNRAFDQFVMDIALHGVGVTVCLDRSGITGNDGPSHNGVWDLSLLSAVPGVRIAAPRDGETLRLELREAVAVDDAPTVLRWSKGTKSADIAAVERNDGYDVLAHGMSKDVAIVTVGPMAAVGLEVATALAQRGIDATVIDPRWVIPVSDELTNCLTEFALVVTVEDGLRLGGVGSAISQAIRDTGSLTPTREIGVPSVFPQHGSRDEVLRECGLSADLITDNIASWYARIHGPHEVSALRNNSQV; via the coding sequence GTGGATCTGCTCCCGGGTGTGTCGTCGCCATCGGACTTACGCAGAATCCCCGCGTCCCGACTACCGGAGCTCGCCGAGGAAATCCGTGACTTCCTGATCACAAAAGTATCCCGGACCGGCGGACACATCGGGCCCAACCTCGGCGTCGTCGAGCTGACTATTGCGCTGCACAGGGTCTTCGACTCCCCGCGTGAGCCGCTCGTGTTCGACGTCGGTCATCAGATCTACGTGCACAAGATCCTGACCGGACGACAGGCAGGCTTCGATAAGCTGCGCGCTCGCGGCGGGGTCTCCGGCTACGGCAATACCACTGAGTCCGTGCACGACTGGTCCGAGAGCTCCCACGCCTCCGCGTCGTTGTCGTATGTCGATGGCCTGTCGAAGGCGTTTGAGATCGAGGGCGATCCGCGCCCGGTCGTGGCCGTTATCGGCGATGGTGCGCTGACCGGTGGGATGGCATGGGAGGCGCTGAACAACATCGCCGCCGGTGGACGTCCTGTGGTGATCGTCGTCAACGACAACGGCCGGTCGTACTCGCCGACGATCGGCGGCGTCGCGACCCGACTCGCCGCATTGCGGCTGACCCCACGCTACGAGAAGACGCTCGACAAGTTCCGTTCCGCAATCAACGCCACGCCGGTCGTCGGACCCGTACTGTACGACGCGTTGCACGGCATCAAAGTCGGCATCAAGGACATGGTGTCGCCGCAAGGGATGTTCGCCGACCTGGGCATGAAGTACGTCGGTCCGGTCGATGGACACGACGTTGCCGCCGTCGAAAACGCTCTGCAACTCGCAAAGGACTACGGTAGTCCGGTCATCGTGCACTGCGTGACCCATAAGGGTTTTGGCTATGCGCCAGCCGAAAACCACGAGCAAGACCTGTTCCATGGGCCGGGTGCGTTCAACCCCGAGACGGGGGAGCCGGTGGCGGTCCCGAGCACTTCGTGGACCGATGTGTTCGCCGATGAGCTGGCCACGATCGGCGCGGACCGCGACAACGTAGTGGCGATCACGGCCGCGATGCTGCATCCCACCGGGCTCGCCCGGTTCGCTGAGGACTTCCCGGCGCGCACCTTCGACGTTGGTATCGCCGAGCAGCATGCCTTGACTTCCGCGGCGGGCCTGGCAATGGGCGGTCTGCACCCAGTCGTCGCGCTTTACTCGACCTTCCTCAACCGGGCCTTCGATCAGTTCGTCATGGATATCGCGTTGCACGGTGTCGGCGTGACCGTCTGCCTCGACAGGTCCGGGATCACGGGCAACGACGGGCCGAGCCATAACGGCGTGTGGGACCTGTCGTTGCTCAGTGCCGTGCCCGGGGTCCGAATCGCCGCGCCGCGCGACGGCGAGACTCTCCGGCTGGAGCTGCGCGAAGCGGTCGCCGTTGACGATGCCCCGACGGTCCTGCGTTGGTCGAAGGGCACGAAGTCTGCTGATATAGCAGCGGTCGAACGCAACGATGGCTACGACGTACTCGCGCACGGCATGAGCAAAGATGTCGCGATCGTGACGGTCGGCCCCATGGCGGCAGTCGGGCTCGAGGTTGCGACGGCGCTGGCTCAGCGCGGAATCGACGCGACGGTGATCGACCCGCGCTGGGTCATTCCCGTATCGGACGAGCTGACTAACTGTCTCACCGAATTCGCGCTGGTGGTCACCGTCGAGGACGGGTTGCGACTCGGTGGCGTCGGATCGGCTATCTCACAGGCAATCCGCGATACCGGGTCACTGACTCCGACCCGCGAGATCGGCGTACCTTCGGTATTTCCCCAGCACGGGTCACGTGATGAAGTTCTCCGAGAGTGCGGACTTAGCGCGGACCTCATTACGGACAACATAGCGTCCTGGTATGCGCGCATACACGGACCTCACGAGGTATCGGCGCTTCGAAATAACAGTCAGGTCTGA
- a CDS encoding response regulator transcription factor, whose amino-acid sequence MRVLVVEDERQLANAVARGLRREGMAVDVSYDGVDGHEKAVITPYDVVVLDRDLPGMSGDDVLKQMSRSGSNARVLMLTASGAVADRVEGLSLGADDYMAKPFAFAELTARVRALGRRSHPAAPPVLKAGDVELDSARREVRRNGKDIELTRKEFGVLEVLMSSDGAVVSSEELLERVWDENADPFTTTVRVTMMTLRRKLGEPAVIETVVGSGYRIRG is encoded by the coding sequence GTGCGTGTACTGGTAGTTGAGGATGAACGGCAGCTCGCCAACGCGGTCGCGCGCGGGCTGCGCCGTGAAGGTATGGCCGTCGACGTCTCGTACGACGGGGTCGATGGTCACGAGAAGGCAGTCATTACGCCGTACGACGTGGTGGTGCTAGATCGCGACCTTCCGGGGATGAGCGGTGATGACGTACTCAAGCAGATGTCGCGCTCGGGATCCAACGCGCGGGTGCTGATGCTGACGGCCAGTGGCGCGGTGGCCGACCGTGTTGAGGGCCTGTCACTGGGTGCCGACGACTACATGGCTAAACCGTTCGCGTTCGCGGAGCTGACGGCACGCGTGCGCGCACTCGGGCGTAGGTCGCATCCGGCCGCGCCACCGGTGCTCAAGGCCGGGGACGTCGAGCTTGACTCGGCGCGCCGGGAGGTACGCCGCAACGGCAAGGACATCGAGTTGACGAGGAAGGAGTTCGGTGTCCTGGAGGTGCTCATGTCGTCTGACGGAGCCGTCGTCTCGAGCGAGGAACTGCTCGAGCGAGTGTGGGACGAAAACGCCGACCCCTTCACCACCACCGTCCGCGTCACGATGATGACCCTGCGGCGCAAGCTCGGGGAGCCTGCCGTCATTGAGACGGTCGTGGGCTCCGGCTACCGCATCAGGGGGTAG
- a CDS encoding sensor histidine kinase: protein MPAVRLGLRMRLALACAFLSASISILGVLMSMLVVDNSIEAALQFAPGQIIQITIPGHIEGQAEGTAVVNAVRKNAAETLLLRGLLISAFSALLGGGAGYIIAARALGPVAEVTAAARRIAAGAMLKERIALPGAHDELRDLADTFDAMLERLDRSFDAQRRFVANASHELRTPLSIMRTEVEVTLADPDASVPDLREMGAVVLDATERANNLVEALLVLAKVESQIDQGLDKVSEYDLADAVPLAVSAMASKAQAHDLTIEELTKPALLLGDPRLLEQLVANLVQNAVNHNIDGGMIWIELTTDSAMAVLTISNTGQVLDPDITEELFAPFRRAADRTRSEGTGLGLSIVNAIVMAHRGRVVARARAEGGLDVIVRIPLASAGELESD, encoded by the coding sequence TTGCCCGCTGTCCGGCTCGGGCTGCGGATGCGGCTCGCGCTGGCGTGCGCGTTCCTGTCCGCGTCGATCAGTATCCTCGGTGTACTCATGTCGATGCTGGTTGTCGACAACTCGATCGAGGCAGCGCTGCAGTTCGCGCCCGGCCAAATCATCCAGATCACGATTCCGGGTCACATCGAAGGACAGGCTGAGGGCACTGCGGTCGTCAACGCGGTCCGCAAGAATGCCGCCGAAACGCTGCTGCTGCGCGGATTGCTGATCTCGGCGTTCTCTGCACTTCTCGGCGGCGGGGCGGGCTACATCATCGCGGCCCGCGCGCTTGGGCCGGTAGCCGAGGTTACCGCCGCGGCCCGCCGGATCGCGGCGGGCGCCATGCTCAAGGAAAGGATCGCGCTGCCCGGCGCGCACGACGAGCTGCGCGATCTCGCCGACACCTTCGACGCGATGCTGGAGCGGCTAGATCGCTCCTTCGACGCGCAGCGACGGTTTGTGGCCAACGCCAGTCATGAGTTGCGTACGCCGCTGTCCATCATGCGTACCGAGGTCGAGGTGACCCTCGCCGATCCGGACGCCTCTGTCCCCGATCTGCGTGAGATGGGCGCGGTCGTGCTCGATGCGACCGAACGCGCCAATAACCTCGTCGAGGCGTTACTCGTGCTGGCAAAGGTCGAGTCGCAAATCGACCAGGGGCTGGACAAGGTGTCCGAATACGACCTGGCCGACGCCGTACCGCTTGCCGTCTCCGCGATGGCCTCAAAGGCGCAGGCACATGACCTCACGATCGAGGAGCTCACTAAACCCGCTCTGCTGCTTGGCGATCCACGGCTTCTGGAACAGCTGGTAGCCAACCTCGTGCAGAATGCCGTCAACCACAACATCGACGGCGGGATGATCTGGATCGAGCTCACCACAGACAGTGCGATGGCGGTGTTGACGATCAGCAACACCGGTCAAGTGCTGGACCCAGACATCACCGAGGAGCTGTTTGCGCCGTTCCGCCGCGCGGCAGACCGGACTCGCAGCGAAGGAACCGGACTGGGCCTGTCGATAGTCAACGCGATCGTGATGGCACACCGCGGTCGCGTGGTCGCCCGAGCCCGCGCCGAAGGCGGGCTGGACGTGATCGTGCGAATACCGCTTGCGAGTGCCGGCGAGTTGGAGTCCGATTAG